GGAGGTCCACCAGGTCCTAATGAAGATCAGTGATATCACTGCACCTGGTGAGGATAGATATGGGGCCAAGTTTTTCAAGGTTACTTGGCATATCATAAAACAAGATATAATAGATGTTGTTCAGGAATTCTTCATGAAGGAGAGAATGTACAGAGAAGTCAATATAACTTTGATTACAATGATCCCTAAACATGATGCAGCTAATATGGTGAAAGACTATAGGCCTATATCTTGTTGCTAAACCCTACTAAAGATCATTTAAAAGATGATGAAAAATAGGCTAGGGAAGGTTTTAGGAAATATGGTGGACATTAGTCAAGCTGCATTTGTACCAGGTCAACATCTGCATGAACATGTCCTGATTGCAATTGAATTGATAAGGGGTTATAGTGCCAAAGGAGGCCCTCCTAGGTGTATGCTCCAGTTGGACATACAAAAAGCTTATGATAGTGTGGAATGGCAAGCCCTAGAGGATATCATGGTTGAACTTAGTTTTCTAAACATATTCATTAATTGGACAATGAAGTTGGTGAGTACAGTATCTTATAGATACAACATTAATAAAGAGGTGACTGAACATCTGCAAGCAAAAAGAGGTATGCGGCAAGGGTACCCCATGTCACCTCTATTGTTTGATTATGGAGTATTTGCATAGGCTCCTGGAGAAAATGGGTATAAATCCAAACTTTAACTATCACTCAAAGTATGAAAGACTTAAGATTGTGGAGATGACCTTTGCAGATGATCTATTGATTTTCACTAGAGGAGATGCTGGATCAATGAACCTGGCAATGCAGACCATAAAGTAATTTTCTGATACAACGGGATTATCTGTTAATCCCCTCAAATGTAAAATGTTTTTTTGGCAATGTAGAGGATAGCACTAAGCTGGATATTCTGAGAAACACACAGTTTGAAGAGGGCATGTTTCCTTTCAAGTACTTAGGCGTTCCTCTATCTAGCAAGAAATTGACAGTTAGTAATTGCCTTAGCTTAGTTGATAAACTGGTTCAAAGAATTAGGCACTGGAGTTCCAAACTCCT
The Vicia villosa cultivar HV-30 ecotype Madison, WI linkage group LG6, Vvil1.0, whole genome shotgun sequence genome window above contains:
- the LOC131614705 gene encoding uncharacterized protein LOC131614705, translated to MLKDQEGNILTNNDQIDKEVVRFYKGLVGTTATSLKKIDILAMREVSQLSIEQRILLIGNVLEKEVHQVLMKISDITAPGEDRYGAKFFKVTWHIIKQDIIDVVQEFFMKERMYREVNITLITMIPKHDAANMVKDYRPISCC